GAAGAAATAGAGAAAAAATTTGCGATTCCATTTGAGAAGGGAAATATAACTGGTGGAAGATTGGAAGGAAAATCTGATTTACCTTCTAATAAAACCTAAATTGAGTTAAATTGTTACTCTAGGAATTAAAATAACTATTTCTAATTCTCTTTTGGAGACTTATTTTCTGGAAGTTCAGAAAACTATTAATATGCAGAATTAAACAAGAGATCAACTATTAATAATTTAACAAAAAATATAACAAAAACAGTACAAAGTACCATTTCTTTGAAAGTCTGGAATAAATCAAATAGCAGGTCGTTCAAATGATTATAGAAACTCCATCAAGGCTACACATGACTTTAATAGACCTTAATGGAACTATTGGAAGAGTTGATGGTGGTGTAGGACTTACCATCAAAAAACCCAAACTTGTTCTTGAAGCAAAATCTCAAGATGAGGGCATCGATATATTTTTTAAAGAATCTCATAAATTAAATGAAAAAATAATGGCGGATTATGGGAGAAAAATCGAAAATACAGTTAAGAAAATAACTGATTTCCTTAAAATTGACTCTGGATTTAAATTTGAAGTTAAAACAGCTTATCCTGCACATTCTGGACTTGGATCAGGTACTCAACTATCCCTTGCAGTTGCAAAGCTTATATTAAATCTTAATGATCGTGATATGGATGCATGGCAAATAGCAAAAATCGTTGGAAGAGGTGGGACTTCTGGTATTGGAGTCAGGGCCTTCGATCATGGCGGATTTATTATTGACGGTGGGCATAAGGTGGATGAAAAGCCTGATTTTTTACCATCATCCGCGTCTAATGCACGTCCTGCACCTTTAATAGCAAGATATGATTTTCCAGAGGATTGGAAAGTAGTACTTGCAATTCCAAATGTCCCTGCAGGTGCATCAGGTCAAAATGAGGTAAATATTTTCCAGGGGTACTGCCCAATTAAGCTGGATGAAGTACAGAAATTATCTCATTTGATATTAATGAAAATGATGCCTTCTTTAGTTGAAGAAGATTTAGACTCTTTTGGATCTGCAGTTAATGAAATACAGAATATTGGATTTAAAAAAATAGAAGTTGGGTTTCAGGATTCTGTAATTAATGAAATAGCTCAAAATCTCAGAGATGCAGGTGCAGCAGGGGTTGGAATGAGTTCATTTGGCCCTACTATTTATGCGGTAACTGATACAAACACAAAAGATATATCAAAAGTAGCTCAGAGTACTATGAACGAGATTGGTGGAAAAGTTATTGTTACTGAAGCCAAAAATAGCGGTGCTACGCTGAAAAAAGAATTTTGATGATGTTCAAAAATTCAAGGATATAATCAAAGTAAAAATTTTAACATAACCTGTTTACACAGTACCATTTGTGTTAAACTATTGGTTAAAATTAATTTATATAAAAATTAAATGATAATAGATTGACACCGCTAAATTAATCAAAATTCTTTAAAAATTCATCACTGATTCATATGAAGAAAAAAATAGAAGGAAAAGTCTGGAAATTTGGAGATAATGTAGATACTGATGTGATAATTCCTGGAAGATATCTGAGAACTTTCAGCCTGGATGATCTGGCAGCACATGTAATGGAAGGTGTAGACCCTGATTTTTCAGGAAATGTCCAAAAGGGAGATATCATAGTTGCCGACTGGAACTTTGGATGTGGTTCATCAAGAGAACAAGCTCCAGTAGCCATAAAGCACGCTGGTGTTTCAGCAATAGTTGCAAAATCATTTGCAAGAATTTTTTACAGGAATGCGATAAATATAGGGCTACCTGTCATTGTGGCAGATATAAATGCTGAAAAAGGAGATATTTTAAAGATAGACCTGGAAAAAGGCATTATAAAGAACAAATCAACTGATGAATCATTTAAAATAGAGCCGTTTAAAAAATTCATGCTTGATATTTTAAAAGACGGCGGATTAGTTAAACATTACCTTAAACTCAAAGAAGGATAGGGGTTTAGGTAAACATAATTTTATTTAAGCATTACAAATAAGTTATATACTGATAAAAAATTTATAAGAATTTGAGGAAAAGTAAATGAAATGTCCTGTATGTGAATCGGAATCATATGAAATTTTAAAATCAAAAGGCAAGCATTCAAAAGAGCTTCTTTTGAAGTGTGAAGAATGCGGTAATATTTATAGGGAAACCATAATACGAGAAAAGCCAGTAGATGTTAGAATAGTTATAAGTGAGTTTGAAAAATCTAAAAAAGCATTCGTAAAACTTTATCCTGACGAGGTGCTGATGGTGGATGATATTTTAGACCTCGATGGAAAAGAAGTTGCAGTAAACTCGATTGAAATAAAAACTAGTGCAAGGGTTTATAGAAGTCAGGTATCTGATATAGAAACTATTTGGGCATCTTCAATGGATATACCTGCGAGAGTTGGAATTTCTGTAGATTTCGGTGGCAGAGTTATCTCAAAAAAGGTGGATGTTGATAGGGATTTTGAGTTCACTGTTGGAGATATAGTCAAAATGGGAAACTTGATTTTTAAAATAACTTCCATGAAAACCATTGAACGAAAACTTAGAAAAGGTTTTGCAAAGGCTTATGTGACTAAAAGGGTTTATGGAAGACCTTTAGAAGAATTCGTAAGATATAATTATGATCTAAGTTCTAATATAGTATGATGATGGATGAAAGAAAGGAACTTGTTAAGAGACTTTTAGAATATGGATACATAAAATCAGAGAATGTAAGGCAGGCTATGGAAAAAGTTCCAAGAGAAGAATTTTTACCAGCAGAAAACAGGCCTTACGCTTATGTTGATCAGCCTTTACCAATAGGAAAAGGTCAAACAATCTCAGCACCGCATATGGTAGCAATGATATGTGAGAAACTTCAACTTGAAGAGGACATGAAAGTTTTAGAGATTGGTACTGGTTTTGGATACAATGCTGCTGTTATTTCAGAGGCTATGGGTAAAAAAGGCCATGTTTACAGTATTGAACGAATAGAATACCTTGCAGAGCTGGCTAA
This genomic window from Methanobacterium veterum contains:
- a CDS encoding beta-ribofuranosylaminobenzene 5'-phosphate synthase; amino-acid sequence: MIIETPSRLHMTLIDLNGTIGRVDGGVGLTIKKPKLVLEAKSQDEGIDIFFKESHKLNEKIMADYGRKIENTVKKITDFLKIDSGFKFEVKTAYPAHSGLGSGTQLSLAVAKLILNLNDRDMDAWQIAKIVGRGGTSGIGVRAFDHGGFIIDGGHKVDEKPDFLPSSASNARPAPLIARYDFPEDWKVVLAIPNVPAGASGQNEVNIFQGYCPIKLDEVQKLSHLILMKMMPSLVEEDLDSFGSAVNEIQNIGFKKIEVGFQDSVINEIAQNLRDAGAAGVGMSSFGPTIYAVTDTNTKDISKVAQSTMNEIGGKVIVTEAKNSGATLKKEF
- the hacB gene encoding homoaconitase small subunit, whose amino-acid sequence is MKKKIEGKVWKFGDNVDTDVIIPGRYLRTFSLDDLAAHVMEGVDPDFSGNVQKGDIIVADWNFGCGSSREQAPVAIKHAGVSAIVAKSFARIFYRNAINIGLPVIVADINAEKGDILKIDLEKGIIKNKSTDESFKIEPFKKFMLDILKDGGLVKHYLKLKEG
- a CDS encoding HVO_0476 family zinc finger protein — protein: MKCPVCESESYEILKSKGKHSKELLLKCEECGNIYRETIIREKPVDVRIVISEFEKSKKAFVKLYPDEVLMVDDILDLDGKEVAVNSIEIKTSARVYRSQVSDIETIWASSMDIPARVGISVDFGGRVISKKVDVDRDFEFTVGDIVKMGNLIFKITSMKTIERKLRKGFAKAYVTKRVYGRPLEEFVRYNYDLSSNIV
- a CDS encoding protein-L-isoaspartate O-methyltransferase codes for the protein MDERKELVKRLLEYGYIKSENVRQAMEKVPREEFLPAENRPYAYVDQPLPIGKGQTISAPHMVAMICEKLQLEEDMKVLEIGTGFGYNAAVISEAMGKKGHVYSIERIEYLAELAKENLERTGYGEKVTVIIGDGTQGYEKEAPYDRIYGTASAPFVPEPLKEQLKIGGRLLIPVGEQAYFQDLICMVKKSETEFKEKSLGGVVFVPMIGKHGWPEK